CTTTCTCGACGGCACCTCGATCCGAGCCCACCAGAAGGCGGCAGGGGCTGCCAAAAAGAGGAGACCGCGGCAGGACGGGACGCGCGTGAGGCGCTTGGGCGCTCACGTGGTGGCTATGGCACCAAGGCCTGCGTGATCGCCGACGGCAAAGGACGCGCCATCGCCTTCCGCCTCGCGCCGGGCCAGGCGCATGAACTGCCGCACGCCGTGCCGCTGCTCGACAGCCTGCCCCGTGTGCCCAAGTGGGTCGTGGGCGACCGCGGCTACGCCAGCCACGCCTTTCGGCAGCATATCTGGGACCTGGGCGCGCGGCCCGCGATCCCGCCCAAGCGCAACGAAGCGCCGGTGGCCTGCCCCGACTACATCTACAGCAACAGGAACCTCGTCGAGCGCCTCTGGGCCCGGCTCAAGGAGTGGCGCGCCGTCGCCACCCGCTACGAGAAGACCGCCTGCTCCTTCATGGGCGTGCTCTGCATGGCCGCCGCCATGGACTGGCTCAAGAGCTAACAGAGCCTAGCTCCCCTCCTGAACGGCCAGCACAGCCGCCCCGCCTCATCGCGCGCCCCGCCCCAGACCGAGCCCGGCGCGAGCTTCTCAAACGGCCTCTTAGCTTGGCTTTGCACGTTTTGTAACGGGTGTAGGCGTCAAGCCCCGATCCAGAAGAAGCTTTCGGTGGCGACGAAGTCGAGGGCTTCGTTGAGCGGCATGATGACGGGCCCGAAGTCGCCGGGGGTGGCCCAGGCCTCGTGGCGCCACCACAAGACCTGCACGTCATCACTCTTGCCGGTAGGCCGCAGGCGCGCGACCTGGCCGCCAGTGCGTCGGCTGTACAGTGTATAGCCCTTGTTCGCTCGTACCACCTCGACACCACCGCGCGGCCAGGGGTGAGCTTCGATCCGCTCGCGCATGGCATCAGCGCCGGCCATCGTGCCTACCTGCCCCGGCATGGGTTGCCCCATTCGGGCAGCCTCCAAAGCGGAGGCCGACGCCATGCCGGCGCCTGTGCCCGAGGTGCTGGCCGCCTGGATGCGGCCGTTCCGAGGCTACTTCACCACCGCGGTCTGGCGCCACGCCCTGGTGCTGGTGGCAGGCGCCCTGCTCGCGCCGGGGCGGCGGACGGTCACGGCGGCGCTGCGCGTCATGGGCCTTGAGCAGGCCCCAGGCTTTGCCGTCCACCACCGCGTGCTCAGCCACGCACGGTGGTCTTCCCGTGCCGTCGGCCATCGGCTCTTGCTCCTGCTGGTCGCGGCCTTCGTACCAACGGGGCCGGTGGTAGTGGGCATCGACGACACGATCGAACGGCGCTGGGGGGCCAAGATCAAGGCGCGCGGCATCTACCGCGATCCCGTGCGGTCCAGCCGTGGCCACTTCGTCAAAGCCAGTGGCCTGCGCTGGCTTTGCGTCATGCTGTTGGCTCCCGTTCCCTGGGCCGATTGCGTCTGGGCCCTGCCATTCCTGACCGTGCTGGCGCCCTCCGAGCGGTATGCCACCGGGCGCGGGAAGCGGCACAAAAAGCTCACCGACTGGGCCCGGCAGGCGCTGCTGCTGACCGCGCGCTGGCTTCCCGGGCGGCGGCTGATCGTCGTGGCCGACAGCAGCTTCGCGGCCATCGGACTGCTCCGCGACCTCCGCCAGCACCTCTGCATGATCTCACGGCTGCGCCTCGATGCCGGGCTGTATGCACCACCACCGCCACGCCGGCCGGGTATGCGCGGCCGCCCCCGAGTCAAGGGCGCCCGACTGCCGAGTCTAGCGGAGCGGCTGGCCGACCCGGCCACACGCTGGCGCCGGACCAGGG
This DNA window, taken from Actinomycetota bacterium, encodes the following:
- a CDS encoding IS5 family transposase (programmed frameshift); the encoded protein is MGLTDEQWEVLAPLIEACRPAAKVPPRHLRRTISAIIWRHDNGAKWRSLPEALGPWWMAAQTFIRWSRLGVWERLLSLVQERGISLGMTFLDGTSIRAHQKAAGAAKKKETAAGRDAREALGRSRGGYGTKACVIADGKGRAIAFRLAPGQAHELPHAVPLLDSLPRVPKWVVGDRGYASHAFRQHIWDLGARPAIPPKRNEAPVACPDYIYSNRNLVERLWARLKEWRAVATRYEKTACSFMGVLCMAAAMDWLKS
- a CDS encoding transposase, whose product is MPEVLAAWMRPFRGYFTTAVWRHALVLVAGALLAPGRRTVTAALRVMGLEQAPGFAVHHRVLSHARWSSRAVGHRLLLLLVAAFVPTGPVVVGIDDTIERRWGAKIKARGIYRDPVRSSRGHFVKASGLRWLCVMLLAPVPWADCVWALPFLTVLAPSERYATGRGKRHKKLTDWARQALLLTARWLPGRRLIVVADSSFAAIGLLRDLRQHLCMISRLRLDAGLYAPPPPRRPGMRGRPRVKGARLPSLAERLADPATRWRRTRVDHWYGRSERRLDIASGTALWHHPGMRVPIRWVLVRDPEGEKEPQAFLSTDLEADPSNILRWFVRRWRTETTFEEARRHLGVETQRQWSDLAILRTTPALLGLFSLVTLWATRLAAERSILPDCVCWYPKHYATFSDALALVRSELWTSTAFGPSPSGREMQKIPADLLDRLMRVACRPP